One Aphidius gifuensis isolate YNYX2018 linkage group LG5, ASM1490517v1, whole genome shotgun sequence genomic region harbors:
- the LOC122858131 gene encoding growth/differentiation factor 8, which translates to MNFSILTILIFSFVLMSVDTFTLIDPLKSVWSSLYPQKTSSLSDPISEISIKFSDEEINNCPGCIKNRVMEEIGDMDQVLNEIRVEYVKQQILKKLRLSKPPDVSISLSTLPKPLINGRVLELRPGRPLEPEKQAESFYGKTDQIVIFPNEGVGDLTDCRQTSNHLTGFTPAVCFTFNLPTEMQYVDVTSADLWFYKENDENDMFGQTFVLSELDHWDQGGSFEKNTIMAIFETSIGEGWVKTDAAFTLRKWVESHRLNHAIQIACSTCSIDRNTAPVSTELTLKPFLVIHTSPQPQKNRPKRNSNCLPEMKECCRDELYISFQDIGWSDWILHPSGYHAYFCRGSCTTAAALTVSGTPYNNIIRKVLTKNGKSQRRNEIVPCCSPTQLSPIQLLYVDSNNTITQKTLPNMVVEACGCM; encoded by the exons atgaatttttcaatattgacaatattaatattttcatttgtactTATGAGTGTTGATACATTTACACTTATTGATCCACTTAAAAGTGTATGGTCTTCATTGTATCCACAAAAAACAAGTAGTTTAAGTGATCCAATAAGTGAAATTAGTATAAAATTTAgtgatgaagaaataaataattgtccaGGATGTATTAAAAATCGTGTTATGGAAGAAATTGGTGATATGGATCAGGTGTTAAATGAAATACGTGTTGAATATGTCAAACaacagatattaaaaaaattacgtttaTCAAAACCACCAGACGTTTCAATTTCCCTCTCGACCTTACCAAAGCCATTGATAAATGGACGCGTGCTCGAACTTCGACCCGGTAGACCACTAGAACCGGAAAAACAAGCTGAAAGTTTTTATGGAAAAACTGatcaaattgttatatttccAAATGAag GTGTCGGTGATTTGACTGATTGCAGACAAACATCAAATCATCTCACGGGATTTACACCAGCTGTTTGTTTTACATTCAATCTACCAACTGAAATGCAATATGTCGATGTAACATCAGCAGATTTATGGTTCTACAAAGAAAACGATGAAAATGATATGTTTGGTCAGACATTTGTTTTATCTGAGCTTGACCACTGGGATCAAGGTggaagttttgaaaaaaatacaatcatgGCAATATTCGAAACGTCAATTGGTG aaGGATGGGTTAAAACAGATGCTGCATTTACGTTGAGAAAATGGGTTGAGAGTCATAGACTTAATCATGCAATACAAATTGCATGTAGTACATGTTCAATTGATCGTAATACAGCACCAGTATCAActgaattaacattaaaaccaTTTTTAGTTATTCATACATCACCACAACCACAAAAAAATCGTCCAAAACgtaattcaaattgtttaCCAGAAATGAAAGAATGTTGTCGTGATGAATTATATATTAGTTTTCAAGATATTGGATGGAGTGATTGGATTCTTCATCCAAGTGGTTATCATGCATATTTTTGTCGTGGTTCATGTACAACTGCTGCAGCATTAACTGTTAGTGGTACACCttacaacaatattattcgt aaaGTGTTGACTAAAAATGGCAAATCACAAAGAAGAAATGAAATAGTACCATGTTGTTCACCAACTCAATTATCACCAATTCAACTTCTTTATGTTGATTCAAACAATACAATAACTCAAAAAACACTACCAAATATGGTTGTAGAAGCTTGTGGatgcatgtaa
- the LOC122858179 gene encoding cathepsin K, which translates to MTNKTINLSVQQLVDCSSTSGNYGCSGGSLKNTLRYLERQGGLMKEESYPYIAQESSCKYQHKLKFVNVTSWGILTARDARKLEKALVEIGPIAVSINASPKTFQLYDHGIYDDQACSSDQVNHAMLLVGFTEEYWILKNWWTDKWGENGYMRVAKKNNLCGITNYAAFARISIISPNF; encoded by the exons atgacaaataaaacaattaatcttAGTGTACAACAGCTTGTTGATTGTAGTTCAACATCTGGTAATTATGGATGTTCTGGtggatcattaaaaaatacactgAGATATCTTGAAAGACAAGGTGGTCTTATGAAAGAAGAGTCATATCCATACATAGCACAG gaAAGTTCTTGCAAATATCagcataaattaaaatttgttaatgtAACTTCATGGGGAATTTTAACAGCTCGTGATGCACGTAAACTTGAAAAGGCTCTTGTTGAAATTGGACCAATTGCTGTATCAATAAATGCAAGTCCAAAAACATTTCAACTATATGA tcATGGAATTTATGATGATCAAGCATGCAGTTCCGATCAGGTTAATCACGCAATGTTGCTTGTTGGTTTTACAGAAGAATATTggatattgaaaaattggtGGACTGATAAATGGGGTGAAAATGGATACATGCgtgttgctaaaaaaaataatctttgtgGAATTACAAATTATGCTGCTTTTGCAAGAATTAGTATAATTTCTCcaaacttttaa